One genomic window of Corticium candelabrum chromosome 9, ooCorCand1.1, whole genome shotgun sequence includes the following:
- the LOC134184984 gene encoding uncharacterized protein LOC134184984 gives MQCCQYQCSVILSYYRLDSLRDAVSNLDIGYFSRKCCTVSVTGASVTQGVQRNYREIQKVLYLFPLASTMPIWNCNFEEEKDIEVLACRILDSMSLCWHHMGVLVGEVTGRT, from the exons atgCAATGTTGCCAGTATCAATGCTCTGTGATATTATCATATTACAGGTTAGACTCATTGCGAGATGCAGTCAGTAACCTGGACATTGGCTATTTTTCTAGGAAATGTTGCACTGTATCTGTAACCG GAGCCAGTGTAACGCAAGGTGTCCAGCGAAATTACAGAGAAATACAGaaagttttgtatttgtttcctCTTGCATCGACCATGCCAATATGGAACTGCAACTTTGAA GAAGAGAAAGATATTGAAGTGCTAGCATGTCGGATCCTCGATAGCATGTCATTATGTTGGCATCATATGGGAGTACTAGTAGGTGAGGTGACAGGAAGAACATAG
- the LOC134184951 gene encoding collagen alpha-2(VIII) chain-like, translated as MWKLPCFLFALILSIFWCNGGLSSEATVCPGMKGEPGVPGVPGPPGIRGHTGSQGPTGGLGGTGAKGEKGDEGAVGSTGKQGPPGLTGPPGPPGPQGSPGKTGSMGAVGVIGPAGPPGPQGLPGKTGPVGSSGPRGARGETGLSGQKGDRGPTGPRGIEGLDGVPGSAGPVGTPGPHGPKGVKGAIGLPGAKGEAGPQGIAGPEMSKDALNRYFNPVKGLLQRVQGLEQWKQQCVQSKMPVAAYIRGLASSPYTISGVITYWSTSSPSFLVGGITYSNGALTVPSDGIYYIYVQLYVDKSSGTAAPYLRVNGGMVMHMYYEMSGGGRTKYSGNIRRLKKGDSVDVNGNGGRYYMYWIHSYFGMFKLN; from the exons ATGTGGAAGTTACCTTGTTTTCTATTTGCTCTTATTCTCTCCATCTTTTGGTGCAACGGAGGCTTGAGCTCTGAAGCTACTGTATGTCCAGGCATGAAGGGAGAACCG GGGGTTCCTGGCGTGCCCGGTCCACCGGGAATTCGA GGTCATACCGGTTCTCAAGGTCCCACAGGCGGATTGGGTGGTACTGGAGCAAAG GGTGAGAAAGGAGACGAGGGTGCAGTTGGTTCTACAGGCAAACAA GGTCCTCCAGGCTTAACCGGTCCTCCTGGTCCACCAGGTCCACAAGGTTCTCCTGGAAAGACTGGATCAATG GGAGCGGTGGGAGTAATCGGTCCCGCTGGTCCACCTGGCCCACAAGGTTTACCTGGAAAGACTGGACCAGTA GGTTCTTCTGGGCCTAGAGGTGCTAGAGGAGAAACAGGACTATCTGGTCAGAAA GGAGATAGAGGTCCAACAGGTCCGAGGGGCATAGAGGGATTGGATGGCGTTCCA GGATCTGCAGGTCCTGTTGGTACGCCAGGTCCGCATGGTCCGAAAGGAGTGAAA GGAGCCATTGGTTTACCCGGAGCAAAGGGAGAGGCTGGACCGCAGGGCATCGCTGGACCAGAG ATGAGTAAAGATGCTTTAAATCGCTATTTTAACCCGGTCAAGGGACTATTGCAAAGG GTACAGGGACTGGAACAGTGGAAACAACAG TGTGTACAAAGCAAAATGCCTGTTGCTGCTTATATTAGAGGATTAGCAAGTTCACCCTACACTATTTCAG GTGTAATAACGTACTGGTCGACGTCCAGTCCGTCCTTTTTGGTGGGCGGTATCACTTACAGCAACGGAGCTCTTACAGTTCCATCTGATGGTATTTACTATATTTACGTACAACTGTACGTCGACAAGTCCAGCGGTACTGCGGCTCCATACTTGCGCGTGAATGGTGGAATGGTGATGCACATGTATTACGAAATGAGCGGTGGAGGCAGAACAAAATACAGCGGCAATATTCGAAGGTTAAAGAAAGGAGATAGCGTTGACGTAAATGGAAATGGAGGTCGGTACTACATGTATTGGATACACTCGtattttggtatgtttaagTTGAATTAA
- the LOC134184474 gene encoding uncharacterized protein LOC134184474, giving the protein MYDRPSTLIYVNGQGTVKLQSEEGVHQGDPLGPVLFSAALHPIVTVIQNNHPGITLLAYLDDVYVLGPPKDALAVLLDLKASLSEIGLEIKDEKCKLYFPTAPDNFSAGVPVSKDGIDVLGSPVGDHDYVQSRCLAVANMGSSLCSKLLELDDPQCGLLLLRHCHVPRLNFLARTVPPDRLLHAAVCHDHLTRATFTDMVGLNELDDTGWSQATLKVGFGGFGLSSTQKMAHLAFLASWAHSLKELPLRFPPLKDRLERFIEGSNTGQLIRTLVAKLPPKSGADDDEQFHTLEQMTEYPRKLQHRLTVDASHKRSEEVIKSMNSERHVARIRSLHGKGAGAWLEVIPTSDKNALKPNEFRVASCMRLGAGLPFSRLLKTCDCGTELDREGYHLLTCKYGGGPVWTHNSIVSAWSDCLSDLLIPHQIEPRQRFVDNENRPDITLYDTDTGITKECDVSIAHPWSKDIIKGAAREGGHAAAKREAAKSKKYSEESLADGSKPIVVPLVFEHFGRWGLKADELMNELGKKARGFDGRRIAVEFKTFWRKRLSITLQKCNSRVILRKLSRLSVRSLGDDSVLGVDRDIQCFTH; this is encoded by the coding sequence ATGTATGATAGACCAAGTACTTTGATATATGTCAACGGTCAGGGGACGGTGAAATTGCAGTCAGAAGAAGGTGTCCATCAGGGTGACCCCCTTGGACCAGTTTTGTTCTCGGCAGCATTACACCCCATTGTAACAGTTATTCAGAATAACCACCCGGGCATTACGCTTTTGGCATATCTGGATGATGTCTATGTTCTGGGACCACCAAAAGATGCTTTAGCAGTCCTTTTGGATTTGAAGGCATCCCTTTCTGAGATCGGTCTAGAAATCAAAGATGAAAAATGCAAATTGTATTTTCCCACTGCTCCTGATAATTTCAGCGCTGGTGTCCCAGTTAGCAAAGATGGAATCGACGTGTTGGGGTCACCTGTAGGCGATCATGATTATGTTCAGTCTAGGTGCCTGGCTGTGGCTAACATGGGCAGCTCGTTGTGTTCAAAGCTACTTGAACTTGACGACCCTCAGTGTGGCCTCCTTTTGCTCAGACATTGTCATGTCCCCAGGCTGAATTTTTTGGCTAGGACTGTGCCACCTGACAGGttactgcatgcagctgtttGTCATGACCACCTTACAAGGGCTACTTTCACTGACATGGTTGGTTTGAACGAATTGGATGACACCGGATGGAGCCAGGCCACTCTGAAGGTCGGGTTCGGCGGATTTGGCTTATCATCAACTCAGAAGATGGCTCACCTAGCATTTCTGGCGTCATGGGCACACTCTTTGAAAGAACTGCCATTGAGATTTCCACCTCTGAAAGATCGTTTAGAACGGTTTATTGAAGGTAGCAATACAGGACAACTTATTCGTACATTGGTGGCAAAACTACCACCCAAGTCGGGTGCAGATGATGACGAGCAGTTTCACACCTTAGAGCAGATGACAGAATACCCtagaaaattgcaacatcgCCTGACGGTAGACGCTTCTCATAAACGATCAGAAGAAGTTATCAAAAGCATGAACTCAGAGAGACATGTTGCAAGGATCAGGTCCTTACacggaaaaggagctggagcatggctagagGTAATACCAACTTCAGACAAGAACGCACTGAAGCCGAATGAATTTCGTGTAGCGTCTTGTATGAGGTTGGGTGCTGGTTTGCCTTTCAGCCGGCTGCTtaagacgtgtgactgtggaactGAGCTGGATCGCGAGGGCTACCACCTtttgacatgtaaatatggaggtggacctgtgtggacgCATAACTCCATAGTGTCTGCATGGAGTGATTGCCTAAGCGATTTACTCATTCCCCATCAAATAGAACCGAGACAGCGATTTGTAGACAACGAAAACCGGCCTGACATCACGCTTTACGACACTGACACTGGGATcacaaaagaatgtgatgtttcgatagctcacccttggagcaaagacattattaaaggtgcagccagagaaggtggccatgcagcagctaaacgagaggcagcaaagtcaaaaaaatactcagaggaatcgcttgcggatggatcgaagcctatagttgtcccactcgtctttgaacacttcggcagatggggcttaaaggctgacgagctgatgaatgaactggggaagaaggcgagaggctttgatggaagaagaattgcggtagagtttaaaaccttctggaggaaaagactgtctattactcttcaaaaatgcaacagcagagtgattttgcggaagctgtcaaggctttctgtgcgctcattaggagatgacagtgttttgggagtagatagagacattcagtgttttactcattag
- the LOC134184662 gene encoding uncharacterized protein LOC134184662, producing the protein MTDINARNYKFNLEVLPIIVEAVIICGKQRIALQGRKQDKINFDSPARRNEGKFYCIEIAADQIRDFYREYLREWAHFSVVADEVTSHGQEILSVCLRFLEVQKGNFELKPKKHEVLLDFAFLQRITGESIAHGILCVLEKHKIDIRNCRGQAYDTTSSMSSSSVGVKAHIKRVAPDADYQGCCLHSLNLVLCKSSQITAIRNMFDSCQQAYLFFHNSPKRQRFLEHVISCQCPATKKTKINGLCKTRWVERHTTFDTILELYTYLIETWNEICYPSNCDKLYPDGSNWKWNSETRTAANGLRYTFVEFEHIVVFMLVKQLLEPIRPIAECLQARLQELYFGFKKVDEVVQFYKRIRNDVDVEHNRIYAKAKKLAADIGSDEAMPRIIKGRQRRANPTVLLPCDYWRVALTIPFLDSILSELESRFASDKREHFELCVLVPEFITKKESLEETVGILTSKWGHLMPTEDNFESELIRWRQHCHGITEIKSITQLLSEDADLLFFSNVRELLCILAVLPIGSAEAERSFSCLRLCGAILPNIEERKYNMNSSGQSSKLHIPLGGISSIHEHLVTMTWRDSTRNKESKKKRTAAAKIAI; encoded by the exons ATGACAGATATTAATGCCAGAAACTACAAATTCAACTTAGAAGTTCTGCCTATTATCGTTGAAGCTGTTATTATATGTGGAAAGCAGAGGATCGCCTTGCAAGGTCGTAAGCAAGAtaaaatcaactttgacaGTCCTGCAAGACGAAACGAGGGAAAGTTTTATTGCATTG AGATTGCTGCTGACCAGATTCGAGATTTCTACAGAGAATACTTGAGGGAATGGGCACACTTTTCAGTTGTAGCAGACGAGGTTACATCTCACGGGCAAGAGatattgtcagtttgtttacgGTTCTTGGAAGTTCAAAAAGGTAACTTTGAGCTGAAGCCAAAGAAACATGAAGTCTTGCTGGATTTCGCCTTTCTTCAAAGGATAACTGGGGAATCTATTGCACATGGTATCCTATGTGTTCTTGAAAAGCATAAGATTGACATCAGGAATTGTCGAGGACAAGCGTATGATACAACCAGTTCAATGAGCTCATCCAGTGTTGGTGTGAAAGCGCATATCAAACGTGTGGCACCTGATGCAGATTATCAAGGCTGCTGCTTACACAGTCTGAATCTAGTACTATGCAAGTCGTCACAAATAACGGCAATTAGGAACATGTTTGACAGTTGCCAGCAAGCATACCTATTTTTCCATAACTCTCCCAAACGACAGAGATTTCTGGAACACGTTATTAGCTGTCAGTGCCCAGCTACCAAGAAGACAAAAATCAATGGTTTGTGCAAGACGAGATGGGTTGAGAGGCATACAACGTTTGACACAATTCTGGAACTTTACACCTATCTTATTGAAACCTGGAATGAGATATGTTACCCAAGCAATTGTGACAAACTTTATCCTGATGGAAGCAACTGGAAATGGAATTCAGAAACACGAACTGCTGCAAATGGCTTGAGGTACACATTTGTTGAATTTGAGCACATTGTAGTTTTCATGCTTGTGAAACAGCTTCTTGAACCCATACGTCCAATTGCAGAGTGTCTGCAAGCAAGGTTGCAGGAGTTGTACTTTGGCTTCAAGAAAGTTGACGAAGTTGTCCAATTTTACAAAAGGATTCGAAACGATGTGGATGTAGAGCATAACCGAATATACGCTAAAGCCAAGAAGCTAGCCGCTGATATTGGAAGTGATGAAGCAATGCCACGCATCATAAAGGGAAGGCAAAGAAGAGCAAATCCTACTGTGTTGTTGCCTTGTGATTACTGGAGAGTAGCACTGACAATTCCGTTTTTGGACTCCATCCTTTCTGAACTTGAGTCTAGATTTGCAAGCGATAAAAGAGAACACTTTGAACTCTGTGTTTTAGTACCAGAATTCATTACCAAGAAAGAAAGTTTAGAAGAAACGGTAGGAATTTTGACATCTAAATGGGGACATCTGATGCCAACAGAGGATAACTTTGAGAGTGAACTTATCCGTTGGAGGCAGCACTGTCATGGGATTACGGAGATCAAATCCATAACACAACTTTTGAGCGAGGATGCTGATCTGCTATTCTTTTCAAATGTTCGAGAACTGCTCTGCATTCTAGCTGTTCTTCCAATTGGTAGTGCGgaagcagagaggtcatttTCTTGCCTCAG ATTATGCGGTGCGATCTTGCCCAATATAGAGGAGAGAAAGTACAACATGAACAGCAGCGGCCAAAGCAGCAAGTTGCACATTCCCTTAG GAGGAATATCATCCATTCATGAGCATCTTGTGACGATGACGTGGCGCGACAGTACGCGCAATAAGGAGAGTAAGAAAAAGCGTACAGCAGCGGCAAAAATAGCAATTTGA